In Toxotes jaculatrix isolate fToxJac2 chromosome 20, fToxJac2.pri, whole genome shotgun sequence, the following proteins share a genomic window:
- the zic4 gene encoding zinc finger protein ZIC 4, producing the protein MSVDALGSPVMDPTFSKRNTALRLVDLAGAHHHHHHHHHTPQSVTGFPGFSSHPHSMAHSHPGEITAEPRLGPSPFGPEHMGHSAALKISPAHHYPHHHHHHHNHHMAGHSEVVSSQTGAFGPVQATSVPYSMSHTAQALSAGRDFLIRRDLTAQAMPVLTDQTAGSASHHGMFVSTTGSYPGHYGHHPDAGNHTLFSGLHHDQPSSGSPGGQALNGQIRLGLPGEMYVRSDHLSQVASSRADPFSASPLHGYGGLNLNMNLSAHHHHHHGAGAFFRYMRQPIKQELICKWLEPEHSPKKLCSKTYSTMHELVTHVTVEHVGGPEQANHICFWEECPREGKPFKAKYKLVNHIRVHTGEKPFPCPFPGCGKVFARSENLKIHKRTHTGEKPFKCEFDGCDRRFANSSDRKKHSHVHTSDKPYNCKVRGCDKSYTHPSSLRKHMKVHCKSPPPSSGYESSTPSLVSPSSDLGREPGGSSVLSEPVGASQPANLSEWYVCHSSGASGAQTPPSGPSTPDPTDEPPYRNPEPRDAF; encoded by the exons ATGAGCGTGGATGCATTGGGAAGCCCCGTGATGGACCCTACGTTTTCCAAACGGAACACGGCGCTGAGATTAGTTGACTTGGCAGGGgctcaccaccatcaccatcatcaccaccatacCCCTCAGAGCGTGACAGGCTTCCCGGGGTTCAGCAGCCATCCACACTCAATGGCTCACTCGCACCCTGGGGAGATTACTGCGGAACCCCGCCTGGGGCCGAGTCCATTCGGGCCAGAACACATGGGGCACTCCGCGGCCCTCAAAATCAGCCCAGCCCATCATTAtccccaccaccatcaccaccaccacaatcATCATATGGCAGGCCACAGTGAAGTGGTCTCCAGTCAAACGGGAGCTTTTGGCCCGGTTCAGGCGACATCGGTCCCCTATTCTATGTCTCACACGGCCCAGGCTTTATCCGCAGGTAGGGATTTCCTCATCCGGAGAGATCTGACAGCTCAAGCCATGCCAGTGCTGACTGACCAGACTGCTGGTTCAGCCTCTCACCACGGAATGTTTGTCTCAACAACAGGTAGCTATCCCGGACACTATGGTCATCACCCTGATGCTGGGAACCATACCCTCTTCTCCGGACTCCATCACGACCAGCCTTCGAGCGGATCACCGGGTGGCCAAGCGTTGAATGGACAAATAAGGTTAGGACTACCTGGAGAAATGTATGTTAGGTCTGATCACTTGAGTCAAGTGGCAAGCTCCAGGGCTGATCCGTTCTCCGCCTCGCCCTTGCATGGCTACGGTGGTCTGAATCTGAACATGAATCTTAGcgctcaccaccaccaccaccacggaGCCGGTGCTTTTTTCCGCTACATGAGGCAGCCGATAAAGCAAGAGCTGATTTGCAAGTGGCTGGAGCCGGAGCACTCGCCAAAGAAACTTTGCTCCAAAACTTACAGCACCATGCACGAACTCGTAACGCATGTGACGGTGGAGCACGTTGGAGGACCAGAGCAGGCGAACCATATATGTTTTTGGGAAGAGTGTCCGAGGGAAGGCAAACCATTTAAAGCAAAGTACAAACTTGTAAATCACATTCGAGTGCACACCGGGGAGAAACCGTTTCCATGCCCGTTCCCTGGCTGTGGGAAAGTGTTTGCAAGATCCGAGAATCTTAAGATTCACAAAAGGACGCACACAG GTGAGAAGCCCTTCAAATGTGAGTTTGACGGCTGCGACAGACGCTTCGCCAACAGCAGTGACCGGAAAAAGCACTCCCACGTCCACACCAGCGACAAGCCCTACAACTGCAAAGTGCGAGGCTGCGATAAGTCCTACACACACCCCAGCTCTCTGAGGAAACACATGAAGGTGCACTGTAAGTCCCCCCCGCCCAGTTCAGGCTACGAGTCGTCCACTCCGTCCCTGGTCTCCCCCTCCTCAGACTTGGGCCGGGAGCCAGGGGGCTCCTCGGTGCTGTCGGAGCCGGTGGGAGCCTCCCAGCCCGCGAATTTAAGTGAATGGTACGTGTGCCATAGTTCAGGTGCCAGCGGCGCCCAGACACCACCCAGCGGGCCCTCCACGCCCGACCCCACAGACGAGCCACCTTACAGAAACCCAGAACCGAGGGACGCGTTTTAA
- the zic1 gene encoding zinc finger protein ZIC 1 produces MLLDAGPQYPTIGVTTFGSSRHHSTGEVTEREVALGINPFADGMGAFKINHSSHDIGSGQTAFSSQAPGYAAAALGHHHHPTHVGSYSTAAFNSTRDFLFRNRGFGDATGAQHSLFASGSFAGPHGHSDAAGHLLFPGLHEQAASHASSNVVNSQMRLGFSGDMYGRADQYGHVTSPRSDHYASTQLHGYGPMNMNMAAHHGAGAFFRYMRQPIKQELICKWIEPEQLTNPKKSCNKTFSTMHELVTHLTVEHVGGPEQTNHICFWEDCSREGKPFKAKYKLVNHIRVHTGEKPFPCPFPGCGKVFARSENLKIHKRTHTGEKPFKCEFDGCDRRFANSSDRKKHMHVHTSDKPYLCKMCDKSYTHPSSLRKHMKVHESTNPASQPSPAASSGYESSTPPTIVSPSTENQSSSSISPAASAVHHTASHSTLSSNFNEWYV; encoded by the exons ATGCTCTTGGACGCAGGACCGCAGTATCCCACCATAGGAGTCACTACTTTCGGCTCCTCGCGGCATCACTCAACAGGCGaagtcacagagagagaagtggcGTTGGGGATAAATCCGTTCGCGGATGGGATGGGCGCCttcaaaataaaccacagcTCCCACGATATTGGCTCCGGACAGACGGCGTTTTCCTCCCAGGCGCCCGGCTACGCAGCAGCCGCCCTGGGGCACCATCACCACCCGACCCACGTTGGCTCTTATTCCACGGCGGCTTTCAACTCCACCAGGGACTTTCTCTTCAGAAATCGGGGTTTCGGGGACGCCACCGGGGCGCAGCACAGTTTGTTCGCCTCTGGAAGTTTCGCAGGGCCACATGGACACTCAGATGCAGCGGGGCACCTGCTCTTCCCAGGGCTCCACGAGCAAGCGGCGAGCCATGCCTCTTCCAACGTGGTCAACAGCCAGATGCGGCTGGGCTTCTCGGGGGACATGTACGGACGGGCCGACCAGTATGGCCACGTTACAAGCCCACGGTCCGACCACTATGCTTCGACCCAGCTGCACGGCTATGGCCCCATGAACATGAATATGGCCGCACACCACGGAGCAGGGGCCTTCTTTCGATACATGAGGCAGCCGATCAAACAAGAGCTCATCTGCAAGTGGATCGAGCCGGAGCAGCTGACAAATCCTAAAAAGTCGTGCAACAAAACTTTTAGCACGATGCACGAGCTTGTGACCCATCTGACGGTGGAGCATGTGGGGGGACCAGAGCAGACCAACCATATCTGCTTCTGGGAGGACTGCTCCAGAGAAGGAAAGCCATTCAAAGCCAAATACAAACTTGTAAATCATATCAGAGTACACACCGGAGAAAAGCCCTTTCCGTGTCCGTTCCCCGGCTGTGGCAAAGTATTTGCTCGATCGGAAAATCTAAAAATTCACAAAAGGACTCACACCG gCGAGAAACCTTTTAAGTGTGAATTTGATGGCTGCGACAGGCGATTTGCAAACAGCAGCGATCGCAAGAAACACATGCACGTCCACACGTCGGACAAGCCCTATCTCTGCAAAATGTGCGACAAGTCATACACACACCCCAGCTCCCTCCGAAAACACATGAAG GTCCACGAATCCACCAATCCGGCATCGCAGCCATCTCCAGCGGCCAGTTCAGGGTACGAGTCGTCCACACCTCCCACCATAGTATCACCGTCCACAGAGAaccagagcagcagctccatatcaccagcagcctcagcagtacACCACACAGCCAGCCACAGCACGCTGTCGTCAAATTTCAATGAATGGTACGTGTAA